One window from the genome of Prinia subflava isolate CZ2003 ecotype Zambia chromosome 2, Cam_Psub_1.2, whole genome shotgun sequence encodes:
- the ATF3 gene encoding cyclic AMP-dependent transcription factor ATF-3, protein MMVQHSGQLSALEVSASAIVPTLSPAGSLGFDDFTNLTPLVKEELRFAIQNKRQFHKMSSTLDTVTVSERPVETSMMKTEFSPEEDERKKRRRERNKIAAAKCRNKKKEKTECLQKESEKLETINAELKAQIEELKNEKQHLIYMLNLHRPTCIVRAQNGRTPEDERNLFIQQIKEGTLQG, encoded by the exons ATGATGGTTCAACACTCAGGCCAGCTATCCGCATTAGAAGTCAGCGCCTCGGCAATTGTTCCCACTTTGTCCCCTGCAGGGTCACTGGGGTTTGATGATTTCACAAATTTAACCCCCCTGGTGAAGGAGGAACTCAGGTTTGCCATTCAGAACAAGCGCCAGTTCCACAAGATGTCTTCCACTTTGGACACTGTGACTGTTTCTGAAAGGCCAGTTGAAACATCAATGATGAAAACAGAG TTTTCTCCTGAAgaggatgaaagaaaaaagagaagaagggaaaggaataaaattgCTGCAGCAAAGTGCCgaaacaaaaagaaggaaaaaacagagtGTTTGCAAAAA GAATCGGAGAAGCTGGAAACGATTAACGCGGAACTGAAAGCCCAGATCGAGGAGCTGAAGAACGAGAAGCAGCATTTGATATACATGCTAAATCTGCACAGGCCCACGTGTATAGTCCGTGCACAGAACGGAAGGACACCTGAAGATGAAAGAAATCTTTTTATTCAACAGATCAAAGAAGGCACATTACAAGGTTAA